In one window of Maribacter dokdonensis DSW-8 DNA:
- a CDS encoding thiol-activated cytolysin family protein produces the protein MKTNHLNFKTISVLLLSTILLTFVGCNKDEVLPDDPSSPKFSNNDADDFNSAVANLSGFNQPEESSIVETASTNPEREGTTEFECFTQTFKGAPGFSELFTLDPTTDVIYPGSMLKGETIPTGEYARINKDRAPITMSISLNNVKGKTSVTVNNPNLLSEVRAGVNELLNLEVKGATPAQLEFDKSQVYSEQQLSIALGANYRDKTKDISGSFDFNTTTVKKKYVLKFIQKYFTIDLDSPGQVPSDLFTDLPSIESLGSTSPVYVSAVTYGRMVLYTVESDYSITEVETAFNAAIEAGEKGGDFNLDVDSKNVLEESNIKALIIGGNGASAAQTIGGNLEKIYDYIAAGGNYSPEESPGSPLSYKLNYVKEGFPAANVVLATEYQSRNCDVAYPEYLATIVNITGTQFTDTEVNGKLRVKMWVGGERLDINENGIDDGKTWSVDTDNFVDVQNNKTHTINESYTFRPYRPNMATDYVECSGELYDYNGIFGNESLGNAGGINPVVLNSLKLNVPDTTYLNFKKGITAQFIIIRKK, from the coding sequence ATGAAAACAAATCATTTAAATTTTAAAACCATAAGCGTACTATTGTTAAGTACAATATTATTGACCTTTGTAGGATGTAATAAAGATGAAGTACTTCCTGATGACCCAAGCTCACCAAAGTTTTCCAATAATGATGCCGATGACTTTAATTCTGCAGTGGCCAATCTAAGTGGATTCAACCAACCTGAGGAGTCGAGTATCGTTGAGACCGCCTCGACCAATCCCGAACGTGAGGGAACAACGGAATTTGAATGCTTTACCCAAACATTCAAGGGAGCACCCGGTTTTAGTGAATTGTTCACGTTGGATCCAACTACCGATGTCATATATCCAGGATCTATGTTAAAAGGGGAAACCATACCTACTGGGGAATATGCGAGGATCAACAAGGATCGTGCGCCAATTACCATGTCAATTTCGCTAAACAATGTCAAAGGAAAGACTAGTGTAACTGTTAATAACCCAAATTTGCTAAGTGAGGTTAGAGCTGGTGTTAATGAATTGCTCAACCTTGAAGTTAAAGGTGCTACTCCTGCACAGTTAGAATTTGATAAGTCTCAAGTCTATTCTGAACAGCAATTATCTATAGCCCTTGGAGCAAATTATCGCGATAAAACCAAAGACATTTCGGGTAGTTTTGATTTCAATACCACAACGGTTAAGAAAAAGTACGTGCTAAAATTTATTCAAAAATATTTTACTATTGATTTGGACTCCCCAGGTCAAGTTCCAAGCGATCTTTTTACTGATCTTCCTAGTATTGAAAGTTTGGGATCCACAAGCCCTGTCTATGTTTCAGCTGTTACATACGGTCGTATGGTATTGTATACCGTGGAGTCTGATTATAGTATAACGGAAGTAGAAACAGCCTTTAATGCGGCAATAGAAGCGGGTGAAAAAGGAGGAGATTTTAACCTTGATGTTGATTCAAAGAATGTTCTTGAAGAGTCTAACATTAAGGCATTGATAATTGGAGGCAATGGTGCTAGTGCGGCCCAAACTATTGGCGGAAATCTTGAAAAAATTTATGATTATATTGCAGCTGGCGGCAACTATTCACCAGAAGAATCTCCCGGTTCCCCTTTATCCTATAAATTAAATTATGTAAAAGAAGGTTTTCCTGCAGCAAATGTAGTTCTTGCAACGGAATATCAATCACGAAATTGTGATGTTGCCTATCCAGAATATCTAGCAACCATTGTTAACATTACGGGTACACAATTTACCGATACAGAGGTAAATGGTAAACTAAGGGTGAAAATGTGGGTTGGAGGGGAACGCCTTGACATTAATGAGAACGGCATAGATGATGGTAAAACTTGGAGCGTGGATACCGATAATTTTGTTGATGTACAAAACAATAAAACACATACAATTAATGAATCATACACCTTTAGGCCATACAGACCAAATATGGCAACGGATTATGTTGAATGTTCAGGAGAATTATATGATTATAATGGTATTTTTGGTAATGAAAGTTTGGGTAATGCCGGAGGAATAAACCCTGTTGTTCTGAATAGTTTAAAACTCAACGTTCCTGATACTACATATTTAAATTTTAAAAAGGGAATTACAGCACAGTTTATTATTATAAGAAAAAAATAA
- a CDS encoding tetratricopeptide repeat protein, whose amino-acid sequence MKMKIIFLIILATPISILAQLQGQERIDSLSQVYEKQLGHKEKVATLKELFNMQLYNNQSVAKKNAHMILELSNNTGYSKGIAIGNYCMGNYFYITNVNDSARIYYRKAIDFAEKLTDKLLLTNSLSNLAQIEDAIGNYDYSIKLKDSVSNMYLQSKSYLQYGISIGDIANTYINKGDYEKAIIGTIKALKVLDTIDREPFRKADLYRQLGKVNYYQGNYTKSIENFNLALGVYEDTADNLYKAYTMVDIGNSYVEMEEHEKALEYYQQSKAISEKFGFDDNTANALANIGMVLAKQGNYDLAIKNLLKCVEMNKTSNSYFNIISAMGEIGNAYAMKGDFNKSITYLNRTIHLADSIRSMDQLKMALRYRSKAYEIGWLFKEALDDQRQFQILSDSLFTSEKSKQIERLQISYETEKKEAEIVLQLEEIKTLNEKAKVDKLTKGLYAGGAISGLALSGLLFFGFRQRMKKNKAEREKQEEIYKKEIEYKQKELTSQTLHLVQKNTFIQELKENLENIKNSPDKFKTEFRRIVMLLKKENASDKDWEVFKTYFSEVHNDFDQKLKTLSSDVSEKEIRLAAFLRMNLTTKEIAATLNVLPDSILKSKYRLKKKLGLDKETDLNQFLNSL is encoded by the coding sequence ATGAAAATGAAAATCATTTTTTTAATAATTCTTGCAACGCCAATTTCAATTCTAGCCCAACTCCAAGGTCAAGAGAGAATAGACAGTCTTAGTCAGGTTTATGAAAAGCAATTGGGGCACAAAGAAAAAGTTGCAACACTTAAAGAATTATTTAATATGCAATTATACAATAATCAGTCAGTCGCAAAAAAAAATGCTCATATGATTTTGGAGCTGTCAAACAATACAGGTTATTCAAAGGGAATTGCCATTGGAAACTATTGCATGGGCAACTATTTTTATATAACCAATGTCAATGATTCAGCTCGAATCTATTATAGAAAAGCCATAGATTTCGCTGAAAAACTAACAGATAAATTACTTCTGACCAATTCCCTTTCCAACCTAGCACAAATTGAGGATGCCATAGGTAATTATGATTATTCCATAAAGCTTAAGGATTCAGTTTCAAATATGTACTTACAAAGCAAGAGTTATCTACAGTATGGTATATCCATAGGGGATATAGCAAATACCTATATAAATAAAGGGGATTACGAAAAAGCAATAATAGGTACGATTAAGGCATTAAAGGTTCTGGATACAATCGATAGAGAACCTTTCCGAAAAGCGGACCTATATCGACAATTAGGAAAGGTTAATTATTATCAAGGAAATTACACCAAGTCTATCGAAAACTTTAATCTGGCCTTAGGGGTGTATGAGGATACTGCCGACAATCTCTATAAAGCTTATACAATGGTGGATATTGGCAATTCTTATGTAGAAATGGAAGAACATGAAAAAGCTCTAGAATATTATCAACAAAGTAAAGCGATTAGCGAGAAATTTGGGTTTGATGATAATACTGCCAATGCCCTTGCCAATATAGGTATGGTCCTTGCAAAACAAGGTAACTATGATTTGGCAATTAAAAATTTACTGAAGTGTGTCGAAATGAATAAAACCAGCAACTCATACTTCAACATTATCAGTGCAATGGGGGAAATAGGGAATGCATATGCGATGAAAGGTGATTTTAATAAATCTATTACCTACTTGAACCGAACAATACACCTTGCTGATTCGATTAGATCCATGGATCAGTTAAAGATGGCTTTACGATATCGCTCAAAAGCTTACGAAATAGGATGGTTATTTAAAGAAGCGCTGGATGATCAGAGGCAATTTCAAATACTTAGTGACAGCCTTTTCACCTCGGAAAAGTCGAAACAAATTGAGCGGCTTCAAATATCCTACGAGACAGAAAAAAAAGAAGCAGAAATAGTACTTCAACTAGAGGAGATAAAAACACTTAATGAAAAAGCCAAAGTGGATAAATTGACCAAAGGCCTCTATGCCGGTGGAGCCATATCTGGACTGGCTCTATCAGGATTACTTTTCTTTGGGTTTCGGCAACGCATGAAGAAGAATAAGGCCGAAAGGGAAAAACAAGAGGAAATTTATAAGAAGGAAATTGAGTATAAGCAAAAAGAACTCACGAGCCAGACCTTGCATCTAGTTCAAAAGAACACGTTTATTCAAGAGTTAAAAGAGAATTTGGAGAATATAAAAAATTCGCCAGATAAATTTAAAACAGAATTTAGGCGTATTGTCATGCTATTAAAGAAAGAGAATGCTTCTGACAAAGATTGGGAGGTATTCAAAACTTATTTTTCTGAAGTGCATAACGACTTTGACCAGAAACTAAAGACTTTATCTTCTGACGTTTCAGAAAAAGAAATTCGATTAGCAGCTTTTCTCAGAATGAACCTGACCACAAAAGAAATTGCAGCCACCTTGAACGTACTACCAGATAGTATTTTAAAATCTAAATACCGCCTAAAAAAGAAACTTGGGCTAGATAAAGAAACCGATCTAAACCAATTTTTGAATTCACTTTGA
- a CDS encoding succinylglutamate desuccinylase/aspartoacylase family protein: MQKLFFTLFLSFSLCSAIAQNTFKDVFSNANRPLKENIRIAFQDARNNKTFLPISILKGKNKGPVFTIVAGVHGFEYPPIVGVQELLREIDVDKLNGTLIIIPIANTSSFFSRTSIVNPHDQVNLNGAFPGKSTGSVTQKIADFITTDIIPASDVFIDIHGGGVNEDLIPFALFYDNPNYPEQTKKARKLTEISGFEYIVSYPFSLRDDEPAKYVFKQASQDGKVALSFESGKLGNVQKDAVRFIKNGIYNMLDHLNMYDNDSEPSDNLVQLNNQTYLSATETGLFYSNLKAGDTVKEGDIVGYTTNEFGEKLKEYKAPTSGIILYKISTPPVNIDDTLMCISKRL, from the coding sequence ATGCAAAAGCTATTCTTTACCCTTTTCTTGTCTTTTTCCCTGTGCTCAGCAATAGCCCAAAACACTTTTAAAGATGTGTTCTCCAACGCTAATAGACCATTAAAGGAAAACATACGCATAGCATTTCAAGACGCTAGAAATAACAAAACCTTCTTGCCCATATCTATACTAAAGGGAAAAAATAAAGGACCGGTTTTCACCATTGTTGCCGGCGTTCATGGGTTTGAATATCCACCCATTGTTGGCGTACAAGAGCTCTTGAGAGAAATTGATGTTGACAAATTGAACGGTACTTTAATTATTATACCCATTGCAAATACCAGCTCTTTTTTCTCGAGAACCTCTATTGTAAATCCGCATGATCAAGTGAATTTAAACGGTGCGTTTCCTGGAAAATCTACCGGTAGCGTTACGCAAAAAATAGCTGATTTTATAACAACGGACATTATACCCGCAAGTGATGTTTTTATAGATATACATGGCGGAGGTGTCAATGAAGATTTAATTCCGTTTGCGCTTTTCTACGACAACCCCAATTATCCGGAACAGACTAAAAAGGCAAGGAAACTTACAGAGATCAGCGGGTTCGAGTATATAGTTTCATACCCTTTTAGTTTAAGGGACGATGAGCCTGCTAAATATGTCTTTAAACAAGCTTCCCAAGATGGTAAAGTAGCCTTGAGCTTTGAAAGTGGCAAATTGGGCAATGTTCAGAAAGATGCCGTACGTTTCATAAAAAATGGAATCTATAATATGCTTGACCATTTAAACATGTACGATAACGATTCCGAGCCAAGTGACAATCTTGTGCAACTCAACAATCAAACCTATTTAAGCGCTACCGAAACAGGGCTTTTCTACAGTAATCTGAAAGCGGGAGATACCGTTAAAGAAGGTGATATTGTAGGCTACACCACAAATGAATTTGGCGAAAAACTTAAAGAGTACAAAGCACCTACATCAGGTATTATTTTGTACAAAATTTCAACCCCACCAGTTAATATTGATGATACTTTAATGTGTATTAGTAAGCGTTTGTAA
- a CDS encoding imelysin family protein: MKRVILAVGFIGLIVLGCSSDDDSTTEVVVDEAIEASSVIENYADLVLANYQAALVDAEAMNVAIQTFVATPTEENFEAAKEAWLTSRESYGPSEAFRFANGPIDTGDTEEIEGYLNSWPLDEAYIDYVEGDVDAGIINNLADFPTLTKEILTGENGNGGEENVAIGYHAIEFLLWGQDLTAPSENLAGQRAYTDFVDGGTAANQDRRREYLAIVADLLTDHLQIIIDEWSGDYRSTFLALDEDEALDNIISSIAELSRSELAIERMAVALQNQDQEDEHSCFSDNTHRDIRLNLAGIVNVYTGAYGSVDGNSLQDLIEEADADLATELDALLATAVTDVDATLDPFDLAIVDGESSVEGAKVQTAVQALVAFGDKLLEAKVALGIN, from the coding sequence ATGAAAAGAGTTATTCTGGCGGTAGGTTTTATCGGTCTAATAGTATTAGGTTGTTCATCAGATGATGATTCAACAACAGAAGTTGTAGTAGACGAAGCTATTGAGGCATCATCTGTAATAGAAAACTACGCAGATTTGGTATTGGCCAATTATCAAGCAGCTTTGGTAGATGCAGAAGCTATGAACGTAGCTATACAAACTTTTGTGGCAACACCAACAGAAGAAAATTTTGAGGCGGCCAAAGAAGCATGGTTAACTTCAAGGGAAAGCTATGGTCCTTCAGAGGCGTTTAGATTTGCAAACGGACCTATAGATACGGGTGATACCGAAGAAATTGAAGGGTATTTAAACTCTTGGCCTTTAGACGAGGCATATATTGATTATGTTGAAGGAGATGTTGATGCCGGTATTATAAACAACCTTGCAGATTTTCCAACATTGACAAAAGAAATCTTAACTGGTGAAAACGGTAATGGTGGCGAAGAAAACGTTGCTATTGGTTACCATGCCATTGAATTTTTGCTTTGGGGTCAAGATTTAACGGCACCTTCTGAGAATTTAGCAGGTCAAAGAGCATATACAGACTTTGTAGATGGTGGTACGGCTGCCAACCAAGATCGTAGAAGAGAGTATTTAGCGATCGTTGCAGATTTGTTGACGGATCACTTGCAGATTATTATTGATGAGTGGAGCGGTGACTACAGATCAACCTTTTTGGCTTTGGACGAAGATGAAGCATTGGATAACATCATCAGTAGTATAGCTGAGCTTTCTAGAAGTGAGTTGGCTATTGAGCGTATGGCAGTGGCCCTACAGAACCAAGATCAAGAAGATGAGCACTCATGTTTTAGTGATAACACCCACAGGGACATTAGATTGAATTTGGCAGGTATCGTAAACGTATACACTGGAGCTTACGGTAGTGTAGATGGTAACTCTTTACAAGATTTGATAGAAGAGGCAGATGCGGATCTTGCAACTGAACTAGATGCTTTATTGGCAACCGCGGTTACCGATGTTGATGCAACATTGGATCCATTTGATTTGGCGATCGTTGATGGTGAGTCTAGTGTAGAAGGTGCAAAGGTACAAACAGCGGTACAGGCGTTGGTTGCTTTTGGTGACAAGCTTTTAGAGGCTAAAGTTGCTTTGGGTATCAACTAA
- a CDS encoding di-heme oxidoreductase family protein, translated as MNKISIGFLCLLGVVVSSCSTDEVMVPLMAEEGEELSGGTTSSSNFSAEAFGFASPDLTFDERVTFGVGNSLFNQSWVTAPASTTARDGLGPFFNARNCSGCHFKDGRGRPPVYDGEFSSGLLLRLGILQTNENGENIGDPIYGTQFQDNSILSVDKEGTIIVTYTPLVETYADGTEVALQVPEYSFTGLSYGGLSAATRISPRVANQMIGLGLLDAIPEATLLSYADPNDADGDGISGKINRVYDVETGTRVVGRFGWKANQPNIKQQVAAAFSGDLGITSSLFPNENCPDPLDCDDYPNGGTPEIPDDNLENVTFYAASLSVPERRDVDDQNVLEGKELFVSIDCAKCHIPKLETGTYEIDALANQTIRPYTDMLLHDMGDGLADGLPDFEANGNEWRTPPLWGIGLIETVNGHTNLLHDGRARNIEEAILWHGGEALASKEKFKELSAEERDKIIQFLNTL; from the coding sequence ATGAACAAAATTTCAATAGGGTTTTTATGCTTACTGGGTGTGGTGGTAAGCTCATGTAGTACAGATGAGGTAATGGTTCCATTAATGGCAGAGGAAGGTGAAGAACTTTCGGGCGGTACCACATCATCAAGTAATTTTTCTGCAGAAGCCTTTGGCTTTGCTTCCCCGGATCTAACATTTGATGAGCGTGTAACCTTTGGGGTGGGCAATTCACTCTTTAACCAAAGTTGGGTAACTGCACCGGCATCTACTACTGCAAGAGATGGTCTAGGTCCTTTCTTCAATGCAAGAAATTGTTCTGGTTGCCATTTTAAGGATGGCAGGGGCAGACCACCAGTGTATGACGGCGAGTTTTCTAGCGGACTTTTACTTCGTTTGGGTATTTTGCAAACCAATGAAAATGGAGAAAACATAGGTGATCCCATTTACGGTACACAATTTCAAGACAATTCTATTTTAAGCGTAGATAAAGAAGGTACTATTATTGTTACCTATACACCATTGGTCGAAACGTATGCTGACGGTACAGAAGTAGCTTTACAGGTGCCGGAATATTCGTTTACCGGTTTAAGCTATGGGGGTTTAAGTGCAGCAACAAGAATATCGCCCAGAGTGGCCAATCAAATGATCGGTTTGGGACTTTTAGATGCTATACCGGAAGCAACGTTATTGAGCTATGCCGATCCCAATGATGCCGATGGTGATGGTATTTCAGGCAAGATCAATAGGGTCTACGATGTTGAAACGGGTACCCGTGTTGTAGGTCGTTTTGGTTGGAAAGCCAATCAGCCCAATATAAAACAACAGGTAGCCGCTGCATTTTCTGGCGACTTGGGTATAACGTCATCTCTTTTCCCTAATGAAAACTGTCCGGATCCTTTAGATTGTGATGATTACCCCAATGGTGGAACACCTGAAATTCCCGATGATAACTTAGAAAATGTCACTTTTTATGCCGCATCTTTATCCGTACCGGAAAGAAGAGATGTAGATGATCAAAATGTGTTAGAGGGTAAAGAGCTGTTTGTAAGTATAGACTGTGCCAAATGCCACATTCCAAAGTTGGAGACAGGCACTTATGAAATAGATGCCTTGGCCAACCAGACCATTCGCCCTTATACAGATATGTTGTTACATGATATGGGAGATGGGCTAGCGGACGGACTGCCAGATTTTGAGGCCAACGGAAATGAATGGAGAACACCGCCATTATGGGGCATAGGATTAATAGAAACAGTAAACGGCCATACCAATCTATTACATGATGGTAGGGCAAGAAATATAGAAGAGGCCATTTTGTGGCACGGAGGTGAAGCTTTGGCTTCAAAAGA